The genomic stretch TTAACCGTGGTAAACTTTCCCACGGAAAGCGCGACCAATTGGAAGGATGTTTTTGAAGGTCTCAAAGAAAGAGGGGTTGCTGTCGTGGATCTGCTGGTATGTGACGGGTTATCCGGTATTGAAAACACGCTGGCCGATACTTTCCCCCAAGCGGATTTGCAGCTGTGTACCGTTCATCTGAAAAGGAATATCGTGAATAAGGTCAAGCCCGGGGATAAGAAGCAGGTTATGGAGGAACTCAAACAAATCTGCTCTCCTGACCAATGGGACATTACCCCGGAAAAGGCATTCGGTGTATTTAAGGAGTTCATACAAAGGTGGCAAAAGAGTTACCCGCCGCTAAAGAGATACCAGCACGACAGGTACAGGTTTTATTTTACATACTTCAAATATGAAAGGGAAATCAGGGGAATGATTTATACCACGAACTGGATCGAAAGACTGAACAGGGATTATAAGAGGGTTATTAATATGAGAGGGGCCATGCCGAATCCACAGGCCGTCATTCTACTGATGGGGACCGTGGCTCAAAACGCGGATATTTATAAATACCCTATTTATAATTTTTTAGAATCAAGATTATTTTATTAAAAATGAATAGATTTGCAAAGATGAAAAAAGAAAGGATTTACACACTTTTGGGGACACTATCCAGACACACTATCATCATCCACAATTGATCAAATTAGCATATTGAAGAGACAATATATAAAAAGAAAGATGCCTGTTAATCGATCGACTAACAGGCATCTCTGCGGTTCGGACGGGACTCGAACCCGCGACCCCATGCGTGACAGGCATGTATTCTAACCAGCTGAACTACCGAACCAGATTTAAAAACAACCTCTGTTGTTTCTGATTGCGGGTGCAAATATAGCCTTTGTTTTTAATTCTACAATGATTTTTATATAAAAAATTCACGATAAACCATTTTTCTCCCGTCACTTTAATATATCAAGGTTAAAAACTATATTTGCAATAAATAACATTCATACCATGCAGCAGCCAAAAGAATACTATCAAGCACAAATGTCACGCCTTACGATCCTCTTAAAAAAACACAGACAACGGCGTAACGGTATCACCCTCGCAAAAGTCTTCTTATTCCTGTTAGCCATATATTTTATATACACCTTCGCCAACACAGAATACACGCCTTATCTCATCGCTTTTATTGCTGCCATAGTACTATTCATCATCACGAATATATTCGAAACCAAATTATTAAAAGAAATACAATTCCTGCACAAACTTGAAGAATGTTCCCGTGTGGAACTGGAATATCTTGCAGGAAACTTTAAAAACCTTCCGACAGGCGAGGAGTACAAAGACCAGACTCACCCTTACGCTCATGATCTTGACATATTCGGGGAAGATTCCCTTTTCCAAGCCATCAACCGTACGGTTACACCTCACGGGAGGGATAAATTGCGGGGATGGTTGCTCTACCCGTTAAAATCCGGGCAACCCATCATCGAGCGTCAACAAGCCATCGA from Butyricimonas virosa encodes the following:
- a CDS encoding IS256 family transposase yields the protein MEFTPEQITEIISEITNGEQGFQGLVKQGLESLMHSERAVHNAEHNDVSNGYRDRRVCYDRKVFELRVPRSRNSNFYPMLLGVLKDQEEEAQKLVSSLYCSGLTTEQVGKIYEQFYGKHYSKSQVSRLLNTAREDVNAWLGRKLEKRYPILYIDATYVLTRRDESVSNEAYYTVLGVKEDRTREVLTVVNFPTESATNWKDVFEGLKERGVAVVDLLVCDGLSGIENTLADTFPQADLQLCTVHLKRNIVNKVKPGDKKQVMEELKQICSPDQWDITPEKAFGVFKEFIQRWQKSYPPLKRYQHDRYRFYFTYFKYEREIRGMIYTTNWIERLNRDYKRVINMRGAMPNPQAVILLMGTVAQNADIYKYPIYNFLESRLFY